The segment ATATGGCATGGGAGGTTTCCAAATGGCTGCGATGTTAGCTGTATATAGTATTTGGCAGAAGGTGTTTCGTCAGGTGTAGTCAATGGGaggattcatttcattttgcagAAGAGTGGTTGGATCCTACATCCTAATTCTAAACTAATTTAAACAACGAGCAGCAGCCGGGTTTGCGACATCTTGCTTTTCCTCCTCGCAGCAGCacaataatgaatgaaaaaagaaaacatgattgCAGAAAATTTTAGAAGGTTGGCCAGGGGACAAACAGATGTGTATGTATATAGGTCTATATCTTTGGTACATGAAGGTGTACATTGGTTGATGTCATGgatttttattaagatgtatTTCTTTCCTGCAATGTGCATCAGTTGGCTTGAGAAATTAATTTCTTGGTTTTGTTTATAGAAGGATTCTGTACAGTCATAGCTTTCTGAAGCACCTTACCATAAAAACCAAATGATAGCCAGGACAAACAAAGTCCTTCTGCCCTAATGAAAGCAGGAAAACTAATCTTTATAATGCtccaattattttttttttttagttggaCTCAGATTCTAATTATTTACGCTGCACTGGGACTCTGTTGAATCAGATACTGAGGACagtatattgaagtaataaagCTATAATTACTGccaaaaaaaggagaaatatcACTATGTAAATATTGCACAGAAATGTCTGAATTTGGAGGTAGATCTTGATGAGTCTGTAACCTTCATAGTCAGATTGCTTTGTAATAATTCAATAGACTAGTCTCTGCAGCTATTAGCTTGCAATGCACACTGGGAATGCAAAAACGAACCCTTTGTGTCACTCAGGTGCATTAAATGAATATATTTCCTATATAGGTTTCATTTGAATCTTCTGCTATTTGCCTGTTCGAGCTCTAAACCTTTTCTCACTGTCGTGAATATCTGCCCTCCCCATAAGCCCACATTTGGTCTGAATTGTGTCACCACATCAGACACACAGGAGAGGAAACGGTATTCATCTTGTCATTACAAACACCGTCTTTGCTGATATCCCTAGTGCTCCTGTCCCAAACATCCATTCATTTCAGTTGAAAGAGATTTGGCAAGTCAGATGAGTGAAACACAACTTTTTTCCTTTAAGAAGGAAGTCAAATGCATCTGTATATAAAACGCTGTGTGTTTTGATTATTATAAATAGAAATGtacttatttctttatttcGCCCTCTGTCAGGGTTCGAAGTTTCCTTAACAAACGGTCTTTTATAAAACCAGAGTGCGAGTTATCCTTTACTAGATGGATCTTTTTCATACTGTAGTCACCACAGATGATGAGCTATGTAATTTATTGATATGCATACAGCTTTTTGTAATAATTTGTTTCACATTTACACAAAAGAAGCAATCATTATAACCAGCAAGTAGATCAGCAGCACTTCCGCCATCTGTCACTCCAAAAGTTTTGAGTCCACTACTACAAACTTTTTATCAACGCACAGGTGAGattttaataagtaattttaatccaaaacaaaaccaaacattaAAAGGCAAATATTACACTCCAGTTAGTAAATCTAACTCTCTGCAGAGGAATGCCACTGTTTTTGTCTGAAACTGTGAAAAGGGTAGAGCTGCAACAAATAATCGATTAGTTGACAACTATGAAATAAATTGGCAACTATTCTGATAATCGATAAGTCTGAGTAATTCTTTagtcaaaaaaaaaagccagcttcttaaatgtgcgTCTTTTCTGTTTAAACTAAATATCTATTTTGAGGATGTTCACTTGGAAACAATTTTTTTACTTATTGTAAACTAAACAACTATTCGatttatcaagaaaataattgacaatgaaaataaacgTTACCAGTAGCCCTAGAAAAAGGATTAGGTTCCTGGCAGGACAATGGCACTAAAAGCACAGTGAAGTTGTACTACTACTGCTTAAATCTAAGGAGAACAAAGTCCCCAGATCTGAATCCAACTTATCATCTTAATGAAATGTGAAAGTTAAGTTTAACATCAGGAGGCACTtccttaataaaaaataaataaaaaatagccaTAATAAGATGAattgtcattaaaaaaacagaattgtGTTTAAGAAATCTATTTTGACACTATGTGTTGAACAAGTTATTGGTAGTGGACAAACTTTAGGACAACACTGCATGTCAGCAGGATCTGTATATGCCAGACCCAGGTCTCGATTTTGTTTTCCTGCCTGCCAGACTTCATTCCTGTTGTCCATGTCGCATTAGACATTTCATGTAGCCCAGTAATGTCGACCAAAACTGACAGAAAGCTTATCACAGAAAGCAcaaatgtttctttgtgttaTTAGATTGATCTAACATGGTCTATTGATAGTATTGGTCTCTTATCACTGAAGTAGATACCTGTGCTGATCGTCTGTGCTCATGTATGTTAGCATGTCAGTGGTACAGTAACATATCGCTGAATTATTTTTCAGAGTTTGTGCAGTGCGTTAAACGGTTGCAATGACCACAGCTCTACAGTGAAGATTGTGTCGCAGTACTTTTCTGGTTTTAATCATTTTCCTgttgtcttttttgtcttttattggaAAATTAAGCTGGATGAAACATCTTTTAACATAAATACAGCTTAAGAGGGAATATGATTTCTTTCATCATTAAGACGCCTCTTGTCAgtaattgttattttaaccTAATTTGTTCCTCCAGTAAATTGTATTAGGAGTAAACTGGTGTtgacaatgctgtcctttcattttGCTTCTGTATGGCAAATGCTTTGTCTACTTTGCTTTACTGGTCACCTGTTTTGAAATTCAAATGATTGTTTTGAACGTGATCTTTTACTggtaataaaaaacattgtgaATGTATTCTTTGCATCTGTCAGTTGATTATTTTCCAAACACTGCAGTCACTATCGTGCACATTAAACATGCGCTGAAGGATCTACACACAGTGCGTTTTGGtaggaaacactgaatgtacaAAGAATTTTATTTACAGGGAAACTCATCTGCTTATGAAAATCATGTGATATCATTGTAAGCTCCAGAAGAggtactaaatggaccttgctGTTTCCAGGGTTGAGAATGAAGTTTGAACCTCAACAAGtaatttattttgcattattatCTTTGGCTTTTGGACaatcaatcaaaaaacaaactgattaaTCATTAATGACAATATTTAGTATTTACACTCCTGAATGAAAACACTGTGGTAAAAGTTTTATGTTAGGGCAAAGGCACTTCTTCATATGTAATCTGCACATAGGGAGGCTTCATTGGCAGATGCCAGTACTCAAAGTTGTAGTAGAGGTAGAAGCTCTTGTCCAACACAACTTTTTTATAAGCTTCCAACAGGCTGATGGAAAAGTCTATAAACGACTGGTGTGGTCTGAATGTGTGGTAAAATTTACGGATGTCCACTGCCAGATTCTTCAGAGCAGGCTGTCCGAATATGGCGCTGTCGTTGCCGAGGTAGGTGGGCTCTCCGCTGTACAGGTAGATCTTGGTGTAGTTGGTTTGTGATCTGCTGGATAGTTTGGCTCCCAGCTCAGTCAGTTTCCTGTATGTGCGGTGGACAAACTGAGAGCAGTCGTAAGACTCAAACCACACCGTGGCATTAGGGCTTGGGTCAGAGCGAACTGTCCACGTCTCATAGTAGATTCCAGTGTTGTTGTCGTCCTGGACCCACTGGGCCAGGTCATTGAACTGGCTCCCtgaaaaaagaatgaaagaaacatATTTATTCCAGATGCATGTCAAAGTTTTAATCAGGAAGTCCAACTAACATACATTTTCATGTAAACAAGTCATAATATTGTGTTCTAGAGAAAGGGAGTTGATAAAAATGGTCATAGTGACACAGCAGCATTTTGAGAGTTAAATGATCCACTCATCCGTCTATTTCTGGGTCAAGTGAGGTTCCCAGAAAAAGTTAGGGAAGGCACCATGAACAGGATATCAGTCACACCACCTGAACTCCATGTTTTGGGCTGAGGGAGGAAACTGGAGCCTCCTGACAACAATGAAATTGCAGTCAAACCCTCAACATTCTTGCTGCGAGAGcacttaattattttaattctaAACAGCAAAACATTCATTAAACTGACTGACTTGGCTTATGACAATATCCAAAAGAGGAGGTACTGTGAAAGAACaatcattcaaatataaaagagCATCATCCATGTACAAAGAAATAAGATTTTTGTGGCTGCCTACAGTACCTTTTTTATGCACATAATTTCTAAAATTGGCAGCCATGGTTCATGGGACCTGATTAAAAAGAAGGAAGACCAAGCTGTAGTCTGATATAACTGGACTTGCCATCTTTAACGGCGGTTGATTTAGAATGAGCAAGCAACATGTAaattcatttaattaagttGTGCCCAAATCTGAACTTCCGAAGCATCAGGATATACCTCCACTCTGGTGAAAATTTCAGCATCAAAGCTTTGATGCACACTGGGCTTCATTAGTTCTAAGTTTTGAGACGTTTTGTACTCTACAAGTGTATACATTTCAGTGGTAAGATTAATTTCAATCTGATATTGTATTACCCTGAGCCCATTTGTTCCtattataaatctttttttaaaatggcaAATACAAATAAcgtttcattaaaaaaaggcTAAGCTGGGCACTGTGGTTTTTAACAAAAGTTACTCATACCTGAGTGAATAGTGCAATTGTTGGGAACTATTTTCAGCTACAGATTAATACACACTTGGTGTTAGTATTTACAGCACCAGGTGTATGTAGGACTGActcaaaacaaactgtaaaataatcaaggaataagggccacagtgtttttttttaaatagttttaggACAACGACTAAGGTGTGCTGACAGGAATAAACTATATTAGTCTTCAGTTAACagtcaattcattgttggttttggtcgaCACATGGGATTTGTTCACAATAATAACGATGTAAATTATCACCAGTCTTATCTTTTAATGATATAAGATGTCAGAACACTGAAATCCACTCacactgtatttatattttctgttggCCTCTTTGAGCAAAGATACAAGATCACAGGTGAAGTCTTACCTGTGACTTCTCCTATTTTCTCCAAGGTGCCATTTTGAGACCAGTGTAAGTCATCAATGCCTTCAAAGAGGCAGGCAGCTCCCTGATTGCACCAGAAAGGTGCGTACACCTCAGGCCTGATGTGAGGGAATGTGCAGTTACCCAGCTGAAACAGCTCGTACCACTCCAAGGTGTAGCTGGTCCCTGTCTCTGAGCTGCTGAACCCAATGGCATCATGCATGATATGCTGTGAACCAAACAGAAACATTATATTGGCTCTCTGTGTGTGGACATGGGGAAGAGTGTACAGCTGCGATGAATAAAGTCGCAAGTTGCACTTCCATTTTAACAGCACCGCTATATTTAATTATCTGTCTGTGTCAGATATATCCTGTTTTACCATCTACAGCAACACAAATAATTTCTGTGCTTATGATGGCTATTTTATGCCATGGAGACCACATTTAGTTTCAAAATATGCAATATGTATTTTATCAGTTATATTAACTATAGTGAACAACAATTATGcaataacatgtttttattttaaagaaaatccaTATACAGTCAAtcatttttaacagtaacaacCAATTTCTtccaaaaaatgtaaaaacataagAACAAGACAATCTCTGTgagacaaaaaaagtaattttattctaaactaaaacacatgcacagcaAATCAGTTAACAGAAAAATTATGTATCTACATATAACAGCAATAACCGGTTATTTGATGAATTACTACAGACTGGTGATGTAGAAATATCAGCAACATTGTTTTCATTGATAACAATAGGATTAATGTACTCACAAATTTCCCCAGCAAATCTCCATACTTGAATTCCCACACAGGTGTTTGCAGTCGATAAACTGAGATGACATCACTGTCTCTCATGAAGGGTATCCGTCCGTCCCGGTCTCCAGTGGGACAGAACGGGTAGAGAGCTTCACAGTAAGAGTCCACAACAGGACGATGATCAAACCGTCTGTTGATGACATGAGAAATGCAAGGAGAGTTTTTAATACTACAAAAGTGTTTCTGTAACATGGTTCGCCAGTGTTAAGTCACTGGGGTCCTTATTTAGTTCAGATTTGACCACTGATAATCTAGACCATGTCCAATGtggtcttaaaataaaaaacagtagaCAAAGGGTTTTATACGTCTGTACAAAATGCGAAAGTCTATACAATCCATTCCAGGTTTGATCAGTCCCAGCACACGATAAGACTTGATAAAAAATGAACTCCTTTTGTTTTCACAAATAATGAAACATGTTCCTAAATATGACACTAATAAATCCATATATAAACTATCAACCaactcaaccatcactccaaccagggtggtgagaaagaTTGATGACCAACTGTCCTTATTAGACCATGTTGCCGccatctctcgcctcgactattgcaatgccctcctagcaggtcttccagcttgtgtggtgaaacccttacaaatggttcagaacgcagcagcgcgtctggtttttgatcagcccaaaaggactcatgtaactccattactcagtgaccgccactggctccccgtggcctccagaatcagattcaagtcactaatgcttgaatacagagtgactactggatCTGCACCcatctctaacttcaagaagctcttgaaaactcatctcttccgagaacacttcctcttataacacctctaactcctaacatctaacatgcacttcctgtgctcttcttcttctatcccctacaatgatcttgtattgactgcactttttgttaactctcacttctttccctaggtatttaccccattgatgcgatatgtgccattagcgcttactagtatttatgttgcttttattaatatgtattgtcagttgtagatctcgtgctgtatttgatgctctgttgatgatagtatgttgttcctcaaatgtaagttgctttggataaaagtgtctgcaaaatgagtaaatgtaaatctaaataaatcagaaaatcaCTTCATTCAAATTAAACTCAGATCTTTTATTGCACTCAGATTGAGATAGTtttatgttttgatgtttttattttttgttggttttataCCCTGACCCTGGGGAAAAACATCATTTTGTTGTGTATCTTCTGGTttaaatcacaaataaactTTTAACTTTAACACCTTAACTGTCCATATTTTTGATAATGATCGGATCTTGCTACAGGAAtcccaaacacaaacaacaaatgctTGGAGGTTAAAAAGAGATGAATTATGTCATTctgtaaaatactgttttttttccatttatcaTGTAAATTAGGAAAATTTATGATTATGTCATATGATTTCTGTTCAATAAACGCCATATCTATCtatcattacatttaaaatcataAACAATACTAATCATTATCATCTTGGAACTGTTGTACTCACTTacgtaaaagtagcaataccactgTGCCAAACAAATACTAATTTGCACAATAGCACATTGCACAACAatcaatattatattattggaccATGATTATTGATGtattatgtcatgttatatCACTTTAATATTGCAGCTGATAAATGTAGGGGTATTTTTAATGTCtttacatatttattaaatattactttatattttgctgGGTATCTTGTGAATTTACCACTGTGGATCAATAAGGTTTTATTGATAAttagtttattatattttacattattattaatatattaatctgtaaagtaactaccAAATAATGTTATCAAGAGCCTAAATGTAGCGAAATACAAAGTACAAGTCAAGTACAAGTACTTAGTATTTTAGTAAATGTACCTTGCAACTCTGATCAAAGTCAAAACTGGCTGTATCACACATCACTAAAATTTGATTTCTCATGCTCACCCATCGAGCCCAAAGTTTCCCAAGTCATGTGAACGCACCAGCAGTAATTTGGCAAACTGTCTTCAGATCTGCTAAAAGCTCCACCTTCAATATGACAACAGATTAAGTTTGAAATTCACATAATATCTGGTTATCAGACAGGGGAAGGTATAACATCTACATTTGGCTGATTTGGAGACAGACGAAGAGCGAAAAATAACCATAACTTTAGTTTCCAGGTGTCACATGACTTAACGTTACGGCCTGTCTTCATACCTGTAGGGAACGGGCCACTGCTGCTGTCCATTACTCCTGAACAGAGCCACCACATGAAGAAACAGGAGCAGGATTAAACACAGAGCAGCCTCCGCGTGAGTCATGTTTAAGCCTCAAAAACAGACGAAAAAGCAGATGTTTATGGAGATGACTTTCCCATGATCCTCCCCCTCTGAACTGACTTCCTCATTACAGGTCACATGGTTTTGTTGATGATACGAAATCACATGACACAAGTAACGAGTGtacaaaatgtggaaataactttagaaataaataaatatacccaatgaataacattttaaatgtgtacatataaatatatgaatacatGGGGAAATAAATCAATAGtgaataattaaatacaataatttatttttatatatttttcgtGCTAATTTATCCGGTATTTATAACTGATAACTGAGGTTTAACTATGACAAAATTATAACAtagattttttaataaaaaaaatgtaaaaattgaatgacaacaaacattTTCCCCTTATTTGAATGATAATGAAATCAGTAAGTAAGCACTGA is part of the Micropterus dolomieu isolate WLL.071019.BEF.003 ecotype Adirondacks linkage group LG07, ASM2129224v1, whole genome shotgun sequence genome and harbors:
- the cln5 gene encoding ceroid-lipofuscinosis neuronal protein 5 homolog; the encoded protein is MTHAEAALCLILLLFLHVVALFRSNGQQQWPVPYRRFDHRPVVDSYCEALYPFCPTGDRDGRIPFMRDSDVISVYRLQTPVWEFKYGDLLGKFHIMHDAIGFSSSETGTSYTLEWYELFQLGNCTFPHIRPEVYAPFWCNQGAACLFEGIDDLHWSQNGTLEKIGEVTGSQFNDLAQWVQDDNNTGIYYETWTVRSDPSPNATVWFESYDCSQFVHRTYRKLTELGAKLSSRSQTNYTKIYLYSGEPTYLGNDSAIFGQPALKNLAVDIRKFYHTFRPHQSFIDFSISLLEAYKKVVLDKSFYLYYNFEYWHLPMKPPYVQITYEEVPLP